Proteins encoded together in one Streptomyces sp. NA04227 window:
- a CDS encoding class I SAM-dependent methyltransferase — MTVGFSGDVAEYYAKFRRGYPEEVLDFLQDYFALTRDDDVLDLGCGTGQLALPLALRVGNVIGMDPEPDMLRLARRAAGERGIRNTTWVLGADTDVPALGALLGRGSPLAMTVIGQALHWMRHEELFRDLLPLFRAGGGVAVIANGTPLWLQETAWSRVLRDCLERYFDTELAASCGTADEDRLRYARALDGTGFSDVRSEVISYADELTLSRLLGGLYSAIPEEELPTPAERPRFEAEIRRALPHDGPFAERVDVCVVVGRSV, encoded by the coding sequence ATGACCGTGGGGTTCAGTGGAGATGTGGCCGAGTACTACGCGAAGTTCCGGCGGGGCTATCCCGAGGAGGTTCTCGACTTTCTCCAGGACTACTTCGCCCTGACCCGCGACGATGACGTGCTCGACCTCGGATGCGGCACCGGACAACTCGCGCTCCCGCTCGCTCTCCGCGTCGGCAACGTGATCGGTATGGATCCGGAACCCGACATGCTCCGGCTCGCCCGCCGGGCGGCCGGTGAGCGAGGGATCCGCAACACCACCTGGGTGCTCGGTGCGGACACCGACGTGCCTGCCCTCGGCGCCCTCCTCGGGCGCGGGTCGCCCCTCGCGATGACGGTCATCGGGCAGGCCCTGCACTGGATGCGGCACGAGGAGTTGTTCCGGGACCTGCTGCCCTTGTTCCGTGCGGGCGGCGGCGTCGCCGTGATCGCGAACGGTACGCCGCTCTGGCTCCAGGAAACGGCCTGGTCACGAGTGCTGCGTGACTGCCTGGAGCGCTACTTCGACACGGAACTCGCGGCGTCCTGCGGAACCGCCGACGAGGACCGGCTCCGGTACGCGCGGGCCCTCGACGGGACCGGTTTCTCGGACGTACGCAGCGAAGTGATCTCGTACGCCGATGAGTTGACGCTGTCTCGGCTCCTCGGGGGTCTCTACTCGGCCATCCCGGAGGAGGAACTGCCGACGCCCGCTGAACGGCCGCGGTTCGAGGCGGAGATACGGCGGGCACTGCCGCACGACGGGCCGTTCGCCGAACGGGTCGACGTCTGCGTTGTCGTGGGCCGGAGCGTGTGA
- a CDS encoding nuclear transport factor 2 family protein yields the protein MPTATTTPHTITIAVLGLGRMGTALAARLAAQGRRVVGWTRSGRTAGAFETVADPNDAVARADVVLLALFDGPACREVVDRVRDALRTDTVVVNTSTVAPAEAAALAGQLGPRYVHAPVLGSVPTAAAGALKILAAADQDVLARVRPVLEALGTVHRADDAATAAALKLVANSSLAGAVLALRDCLQQADALGLPRDQVLDVLELGQLGGLVARKRGFLDGRGGGDDRGGQPAAPATATATATTATATPTAEFTIGALAKDMTLLAAASNIPLRSAAELTAANAASAPTHVDGGSRVTPDTDIALAAAVPAVDASVLTAVLAPLHAYLRGHATGDPAPFREAFLPTAHIEGIRDGAFVSWPLDEYCRLFPGHPASDEPTRSRRVDSVEVHGTVATATMTLRHGADTFTDVFLLVRVDSGWRIANKAYHRQGS from the coding sequence ATGCCCACAGCCACGACCACACCGCACACGATCACGATCGCCGTTCTGGGTCTCGGCCGCATGGGCACCGCGTTGGCGGCCCGGCTGGCGGCACAGGGCCGGCGCGTTGTCGGCTGGACTCGTTCCGGGCGCACGGCGGGCGCGTTCGAGACGGTCGCCGACCCGAACGACGCCGTGGCGCGGGCCGATGTCGTACTCCTCGCCCTGTTCGACGGCCCGGCCTGCCGCGAAGTCGTCGACCGGGTACGCGACGCGCTGCGCACCGACACGGTCGTCGTGAACACGAGCACCGTCGCCCCCGCCGAGGCCGCCGCGCTCGCCGGGCAGCTCGGCCCGCGCTACGTCCACGCGCCCGTCCTCGGCTCCGTACCGACCGCCGCCGCGGGCGCCCTGAAGATCCTCGCCGCCGCCGACCAGGACGTACTCGCTCGCGTCCGGCCGGTTCTCGAAGCACTGGGCACCGTGCACCGGGCCGACGACGCCGCCACCGCCGCCGCGCTCAAGCTGGTCGCCAACAGCAGCCTCGCCGGAGCCGTCCTCGCCCTGCGCGACTGTCTCCAGCAGGCCGACGCCCTCGGCCTGCCCCGCGACCAGGTACTCGACGTCCTCGAACTCGGCCAGCTCGGCGGCCTCGTGGCCCGCAAGCGGGGCTTCCTCGACGGCCGGGGCGGCGGAGACGACCGAGGTGGCCAACCGGCCGCCCCGGCAACCGCAACCGCAACCGCAACGACAGCGACAGCGACACCCACAGCCGAGTTCACCATCGGAGCACTGGCCAAAGACATGACACTGCTGGCCGCCGCATCGAACATCCCCCTGCGCAGCGCGGCCGAACTCACCGCCGCCAATGCCGCGTCCGCCCCCACGCACGTCGACGGCGGCAGCCGTGTCACCCCCGACACCGACATCGCCCTCGCGGCCGCGGTCCCCGCCGTGGACGCCTCCGTACTCACGGCCGTTCTGGCACCCCTCCACGCCTACCTCCGCGGCCATGCCACCGGCGACCCCGCCCCCTTCCGCGAGGCCTTCCTGCCCACCGCCCACATCGAGGGAATCCGGGACGGCGCCTTCGTCTCCTGGCCCCTGGACGAGTACTGCCGCCTCTTCCCCGGCCACCCGGCCTCCGACGAGCCCACCCGCTCCCGCCGCGTCGACTCCGTGGAGGTGCACGGCACCGTCGCGACCGCGACCATGACGCTCCGGCACGGCGCGGACACCTTCACGGATGTCTTTCTGCTGGTACGGGTCGACAGCGGGTGGCGGATCGCCAACAAGGCGTACCACCGGCAGGGGAGTTGA
- a CDS encoding GNAT family N-acetyltransferase — protein sequence MDIEIRPATPGDLQAIVDMLADDPLGAQRESPDDLTPYRDAFTRLAEDPNQHLVVAVRDGKVIGTLQLTIIPGLSRKGATRSLIEAVRIHADARGSGLGGQLIEWAIEESRRQDCQLVQLTSDATRTDAHRFYERLGFTGSHVGFKLAL from the coding sequence ATGGACATCGAGATCAGGCCCGCGACGCCGGGTGACCTTCAGGCGATCGTGGACATGCTCGCCGACGACCCACTGGGCGCCCAGCGCGAGTCGCCGGACGATCTCACCCCGTACCGTGACGCCTTCACCCGCCTCGCCGAGGACCCGAACCAGCATCTGGTCGTCGCCGTACGGGACGGCAAGGTCATCGGCACCCTTCAGCTCACGATCATCCCGGGCCTGTCCCGCAAGGGCGCGACGCGTTCGCTCATCGAGGCGGTACGGATCCACGCCGATGCGCGCGGCAGCGGCCTCGGGGGACAGCTCATCGAGTGGGCCATCGAGGAATCCCGCCGTCAGGACTGCCAGTTGGTCCAGCTCACCTCCGACGCCACCCGCACCGATGCGCACCGGTTCTACGAGCGCCTCGGGTTCACCGGCTCCCACGTGGGCTTCAAGCTGGCCCTCTGA
- a CDS encoding serine hydrolase, protein MTSPVEELLPATRRALLHRIAVAQTEGRTPSLVAAVVRGGKPVWSEARTCVDGHAPDLDVQYRIGSITKTFTAVLVMRLRDEGLLDLGDPLDKHLPGTGAGEATIAELLAHTGGLAAESPGPWWERTPGSLRPELADVLGEQPLRHPVGRRHHYSNPGYTLLGALVERLRGAPWEEVLRAEILEPLDLRRTSGAPQSPHAGGWAVHPWADVMMPEPLEDLGRMAAAGQLWSTAGDLARFAAFLTHGDERVLGSESLLEMRTPAAPAETSELASGTGYGLGLQLQLRDGRVLAGHSGSLPGFLANLVFSPEEDLGAVVLTNCTSGPAVSLVAADLLRIVAEAEPRIPEPWRPLTELDDSLLELAGPWYWGTATVALRPSSEGGLSLGPLEGAGRRSRFRANGDGTWTGLDGYYAGELLRAVRRPDGTVSHLDLGSFVFTREPYEKGAPVPGGVDPEGWRPLPR, encoded by the coding sequence ATGACATCTCCCGTGGAAGAACTGCTTCCCGCCACCCGCCGTGCCCTGCTGCACCGCATCGCCGTCGCCCAGACGGAAGGCCGTACGCCGTCTCTCGTCGCCGCCGTGGTCCGGGGCGGGAAACCGGTCTGGAGTGAGGCCCGGACTTGCGTGGACGGGCACGCCCCGGACCTCGACGTCCAGTACCGCATCGGTTCGATCACCAAGACCTTCACGGCGGTCCTGGTGATGCGGCTGCGGGACGAGGGACTGCTCGACCTCGGCGATCCGCTGGACAAGCACCTCCCCGGCACCGGGGCCGGAGAGGCCACCATCGCCGAACTGCTCGCCCACACCGGGGGACTCGCCGCCGAATCGCCCGGCCCCTGGTGGGAACGCACCCCCGGCAGCCTGCGCCCCGAACTCGCCGATGTGCTGGGCGAGCAGCCACTACGGCATCCGGTCGGCCGCCGCCACCACTACTCCAACCCCGGGTACACCCTGCTCGGCGCCCTGGTGGAACGCCTGCGCGGTGCACCCTGGGAAGAAGTGCTGCGGGCCGAGATCCTGGAGCCGCTGGATCTGCGCCGTACGAGCGGGGCGCCGCAGTCCCCGCACGCGGGCGGCTGGGCCGTCCACCCTTGGGCGGACGTGATGATGCCGGAGCCGCTGGAGGACCTGGGCCGGATGGCCGCGGCCGGTCAACTCTGGTCCACAGCGGGCGACCTGGCCCGCTTCGCGGCCTTCCTGACGCACGGCGACGAGCGGGTGCTCGGCTCCGAGTCGCTCCTGGAGATGCGGACGCCCGCCGCCCCCGCCGAGACCTCTGAGCTCGCCTCCGGCACGGGGTACGGCCTGGGTCTGCAACTCCAGCTCCGGGACGGGCGGGTGCTCGCCGGTCACTCCGGCTCGCTGCCGGGCTTCCTGGCGAACCTCGTCTTCAGCCCGGAGGAGGACCTCGGTGCCGTGGTCCTCACCAACTGCACCTCCGGCCCCGCCGTCTCCCTGGTGGCCGCGGACCTGCTCCGGATCGTCGCCGAGGCCGAGCCGCGCATCCCGGAGCCCTGGCGGCCGCTGACCGAACTCGACGACTCCCTGCTCGAGTTGGCCGGGCCCTGGTACTGGGGGACCGCGACCGTGGCGCTCCGTCCGTCGAGCGAGGGTGGTCTCTCCCTCGGACCGCTGGAAGGCGCCGGGCGGCGTTCCCGTTTCCGGGCCAACGGCGATGGGACGTGGACCGGCCTCGACGGCTACTACGCGGGCGAGTTGCTGCGTGCGGTCCGGCGCCCGGACGGCACGGTGAGCCATCTCGACCTGGGCTCGTTCGTCTTCACCCGGGAGCCCTACGAGAAGGGGGCACCGGTCCCCGGCGGCGTAGACCCCGAGGGCTGGCGCCCGCTGCCCCGGTAA
- a CDS encoding MarR family winged helix-turn-helix transcriptional regulator, which produces MAATDPALTALAQRWCALSLLHGRIEAHIEKALQSGHGLSVREYSLLNTLSRQHNGEGGHLQMKQVADAVVLSQSATTRLVTRLEDRGLLRRYLCPTDRRGIYTDVSEEGHKLLDEARPTNDAALREALDEAARDPQLAPLVRAVETAGVPLASAPTGS; this is translated from the coding sequence ATGGCTGCCACGGATCCCGCACTCACCGCGCTGGCCCAGAGGTGGTGCGCGCTCTCGCTGCTGCACGGGCGGATCGAGGCGCACATCGAGAAGGCGCTCCAGTCCGGACACGGGCTCAGCGTCCGCGAGTACTCGCTCCTGAACACCCTGAGCCGCCAGCACAACGGCGAGGGCGGCCATCTGCAGATGAAGCAGGTCGCCGACGCCGTCGTACTGAGCCAGAGCGCGACGACCCGCCTGGTCACACGCCTGGAGGACCGCGGCCTGCTGCGCCGCTACCTCTGCCCCACCGACCGCCGCGGCATCTACACCGATGTCAGCGAAGAGGGCCACAAGCTGCTCGACGAGGCCCGCCCCACCAACGACGCCGCACTGCGCGAAGCGCTCGACGAGGCGGCGCGCGACCCCCAACTCGCGCCGCTGGTAAGGGCCGTGGAGACAGCAGGAGTCCCGCTCGCCTCGGCACCCACGGGCTCCTGA
- a CDS encoding DinB family protein → MAVERTNPPLREGERATLRAYLDFHRATLAMKCEGLSEEDLRQRSMPPSTLSLLGLVRHMAEVERTWFRRVINGEDVPLVWSEDGDYQVAYDAREASATEAFAAWEREVAHARRIEEAAESLDVVGHQPRWGADVSLRLVMLHLIHEYARHNGHADFLREGIDGSVGA, encoded by the coding sequence ATGGCCGTCGAACGCACCAACCCACCGCTGCGCGAGGGGGAACGCGCGACGCTGCGCGCCTATCTCGACTTCCACCGCGCCACCCTTGCCATGAAGTGCGAGGGCCTGAGCGAGGAGGACCTGCGGCAGCGGTCGATGCCGCCGTCCACCCTGTCCCTGCTCGGCCTGGTGCGGCACATGGCGGAGGTCGAACGCACCTGGTTCCGCCGGGTCATCAACGGCGAGGACGTGCCCCTGGTCTGGTCCGAGGACGGCGACTACCAGGTCGCCTACGACGCCCGCGAGGCCTCGGCCACCGAGGCGTTCGCGGCCTGGGAACGCGAGGTCGCGCACGCCCGGCGCATCGAGGAGGCCGCCGAGTCCCTCGACGTCGTCGGCCATCAACCCCGCTGGGGCGCGGACGTCTCGCTGCGCCTGGTCATGCTGCACCTGATCCACGAGTACGCACGCCACAACGGTCACGCGGACTTCCTGCGCGAGGGGATCGACGGCAGCGTGGGGGCTTGA
- a CDS encoding abortive phage infection protein: MRDGSDDGDGSGSGSRSGGRGGSRSSGRRISRARFLTAAAAAGVAGTTGGLLLTGNGPGSAEATEATGTGTRSGTGTGTADKAAAEAEGNAAARTAAKRRGGLTYRGVCYEVIGGETPHTGWSAARMRADLRAIDKDLHASSVSVFGDGVERLRDTANEAAERGLHVWLQPRLSDRPQREILDHLAETGRQAERLRRQGAAVHLSVGCEFLLFVPGIVPGDNVLERIENLSKGNYDPERMMRRLNEFIAKAARTGRSVFHGKLTYGAAEEDPVDWRLFDLVSVNYYSSFPRRADHVRRLRTYRRWGKPVVVSEFGTCTYRGAPEQGGMGWDVVDYEKVPQQIKGNLVRSERTQARHLAGLLDVFESMDLYAALVYNFVSPDAPHWPEPRYDLDLASYALVKPRWRELTEPGRDWHWEPKQAFGAVARHYARARP, translated from the coding sequence ATGCGCGACGGAAGCGACGACGGCGACGGAAGCGGGAGCGGGAGCCGAAGCGGGGGCCGGGGCGGGAGCCGAAGCAGCGGCAGGAGGATCAGCCGGGCGCGGTTCCTCACGGCGGCGGCAGCGGCCGGTGTCGCGGGCACGACGGGCGGCCTGCTGCTGACGGGCAACGGCCCGGGCAGCGCCGAGGCCACAGAGGCCACCGGCACCGGAACCCGCAGCGGGACCGGGACCGGGACCGCAGACAAGGCGGCCGCGGAGGCGGAGGGCAACGCCGCCGCACGTACCGCGGCGAAGCGGCGCGGCGGGCTCACGTACCGCGGTGTCTGCTACGAGGTCATCGGCGGGGAGACGCCGCACACCGGCTGGTCCGCGGCGCGTATGCGGGCGGACCTCCGCGCGATCGACAAGGACCTGCACGCGAGTTCGGTGTCCGTCTTCGGCGACGGTGTCGAACGCCTGCGGGACACGGCCAACGAGGCGGCGGAACGCGGCCTGCACGTCTGGCTGCAGCCCCGCCTCTCGGACCGGCCGCAGCGGGAGATCCTCGACCACCTCGCGGAGACCGGGCGGCAGGCCGAGCGCCTGCGCAGGCAGGGCGCGGCCGTTCACCTCAGCGTGGGCTGCGAGTTCCTGCTCTTCGTGCCGGGGATCGTGCCCGGCGACAACGTCCTCGAACGCATCGAGAACCTGTCCAAGGGCAACTACGACCCAGAGCGGATGATGCGCCGCCTGAACGAGTTCATCGCCAAGGCGGCGCGCACCGGCCGGTCCGTGTTCCACGGGAAACTGACCTACGGCGCCGCGGAGGAGGACCCGGTCGACTGGCGGCTCTTCGACCTCGTCAGCGTCAACTACTACTCCTCGTTCCCGCGCCGCGCGGACCACGTCCGCAGGCTGCGTACGTACCGGCGCTGGGGAAAGCCGGTCGTGGTCTCGGAGTTCGGCACCTGTACGTACCGGGGCGCCCCGGAGCAGGGCGGCATGGGCTGGGACGTCGTGGACTACGAGAAGGTGCCGCAGCAGATCAAGGGCAACCTCGTCCGCAGCGAACGCACCCAGGCGAGGCATCTGGCGGGTCTGCTGGACGTCTTCGAGTCGATGGACCTGTACGCGGCCCTGGTCTACAACTTCGTGTCCCCCGACGCGCCGCACTGGCCCGAGCCCCGCTACGACCTCGACCTCGCCTCGTACGCCCTGGTCAAGCCGCGCTGGCGCGAACTCACCGAACCGGGCCGCGACTGGCACTGGGAACCCAAGCAGGCCTTCGGCGCCGTGGCCCGGCACTACGCGCGGGCACGGCCCTGA
- a CDS encoding VOC family protein, producing the protein MPPLMKLDAITLDCADPLALADFYRQATGLAPHPKSDAEFAALNGEHGLAIGFQRVDDHRAPTWPDQEVPQQLHLCFAVEDLDEAEARLRELGAGKPAAQPHEDKWRVLTDPAGHPFCVVIRG; encoded by the coding sequence ATGCCCCCGCTGATGAAGCTCGATGCGATAACGCTCGACTGCGCCGACCCGCTGGCACTCGCGGACTTCTACCGGCAGGCCACGGGCCTGGCACCCCACCCGAAATCCGATGCAGAATTCGCCGCGCTGAATGGCGAGCACGGACTCGCCATCGGATTTCAGCGGGTCGACGACCACCGGGCTCCCACCTGGCCCGACCAGGAAGTTCCCCAGCAGCTCCATCTCTGTTTCGCGGTCGAGGACTTGGACGAGGCCGAGGCCCGCTTGCGCGAACTGGGCGCGGGCAAACCGGCCGCGCAACCGCACGAGGACAAATGGCGAGTCCTCACCGATCCGGCCGGACATCCCTTCTGCGTCGTGATCAGAGGCTGA
- a CDS encoding MFS transporter, producing the protein MPLALLALAVGAFGIGTTEFVIMGLLPEVADDYGVSIPTAGLLVTGYALGVMIGAPIMTALGTKVTRKRMLMVLMGLFIAGNLLSAVAPSFEVMLSGRILASLAHGAFFGIGSVVAADLVAAERKAAAIAMMFTGLTVANVVGVPLGTLIGQHAGWRVTFALVAGLGVLGLLGVAALVPDTARPEGVRLRHEVAVFRNVQVLLAMAMTVLGFGGVFAAITYIAPMMREEAGYADSSVTWLLILFGLGMVGGNLVGGRFADRALMPMLHVSLSGLTVVLALFTVTAQNKITAAVTLFLIGAMGFASVPSLQKRVLDQAAGAPTLASAMNIGAFNLGNALSAWLGGLVISAGLGYTAPNWVGALLAGSALLLAVLSAALERRAKSAPSRIVAGAGPARERASESLRLGGDGPRA; encoded by the coding sequence ATGCCCCTCGCGCTCCTCGCCCTGGCGGTCGGGGCCTTCGGTATCGGCACCACGGAATTCGTGATCATGGGCCTGCTGCCCGAGGTCGCCGACGACTACGGGGTCTCCATCCCCACCGCCGGTCTCCTGGTCACCGGCTATGCGCTCGGCGTCATGATCGGGGCGCCGATCATGACCGCGCTCGGCACCAAGGTCACCCGTAAACGGATGCTGATGGTCCTGATGGGGCTCTTCATCGCCGGGAACCTGCTCTCCGCGGTCGCCCCGAGCTTCGAGGTGATGCTCTCGGGCCGGATCCTCGCCTCCCTCGCCCACGGCGCCTTCTTCGGCATCGGCTCGGTCGTCGCCGCGGACCTGGTGGCCGCCGAGCGGAAGGCCGCGGCCATCGCGATGATGTTCACCGGTCTGACGGTCGCCAATGTGGTGGGAGTGCCGCTCGGCACGCTGATCGGCCAGCACGCGGGCTGGCGGGTGACCTTCGCCCTGGTCGCGGGACTCGGTGTGCTCGGCCTGCTCGGGGTCGCCGCCCTGGTACCGGACACGGCCCGGCCCGAGGGCGTGCGCCTGCGCCACGAGGTCGCCGTCTTCCGCAACGTCCAGGTCCTGCTCGCCATGGCGATGACGGTGCTCGGCTTCGGCGGGGTCTTCGCGGCGATCACCTACATCGCCCCGATGATGCGCGAGGAGGCGGGCTACGCCGACTCCTCCGTGACCTGGCTGCTCATCCTCTTCGGCCTCGGCATGGTCGGCGGCAACCTGGTCGGCGGGCGCTTCGCGGACCGCGCCCTGATGCCGATGCTCCACGTCTCGCTGAGCGGGCTGACCGTGGTCCTCGCCCTGTTCACGGTCACCGCACAGAACAAGATCACCGCCGCCGTGACGCTCTTCCTGATCGGCGCCATGGGCTTCGCCTCGGTGCCCTCGCTCCAAAAGCGCGTACTCGACCAGGCCGCGGGCGCTCCGACGCTGGCCTCGGCGATGAACATCGGCGCCTTCAACCTGGGCAACGCCCTCTCCGCCTGGCTCGGCGGCCTGGTGATCTCGGCCGGCCTCGGCTACACCGCGCCGAACTGGGTCGGCGCCCTGCTCGCCGGTTCCGCGCTGCTGCTCGCCGTACTGTCCGCCGCGCTGGAGCGCCGTGCGAAGTCGGCGCCCAGCAGGATCGTGGCCGGCGCGGGACCGGCCCGGGAGCGCGCATCCGAGTCGCTGCGCCTCGGCGGGGACGGACCACGCGCCTGA
- a CDS encoding YbjQ family protein gives MLLSTMNDLPGYEVTEVLGETFGITVRSRHIGSQIGAAFKSLVGGELKGMTKMLQESRVEAQTRLVEAAGAKGADAILAMRFDANELGEGYQEICAYGTAVKVRKLAGA, from the coding sequence ATGTTGCTCTCGACCATGAACGACCTGCCCGGCTACGAGGTGACCGAAGTCCTCGGCGAGACCTTCGGCATCACCGTGCGCAGCCGTCACATCGGCTCCCAGATCGGCGCCGCCTTCAAGTCCCTGGTGGGCGGCGAGCTGAAGGGCATGACCAAGATGCTCCAGGAAAGCCGCGTCGAGGCCCAGACCCGCCTCGTCGAGGCGGCCGGGGCCAAGGGCGCGGACGCCATCCTCGCCATGCGCTTCGACGCCAACGAGCTCGGCGAGGGCTACCAGGAGATCTGCGCCTACGGAACGGCGGTCAAGGTGCGTAAGCTCGCGGGGGCCTGA
- a CDS encoding NUDIX domain-containing protein, with protein sequence MTVRPVVKRTARAVLLDGDEFILIKRTKPGVDPYWVTPGGGVEPEDATVVDALHREVHEELGAKISHVVPCFVDTVEHIGADGGATGVKVQHFFVCRLESMDLGQRHGPEVDEPRGEYEIVRVPFTRVGIASVHLVPLSLRHYLDGNVEGVRAMHAADLG encoded by the coding sequence ATGACCGTCCGACCCGTGGTCAAGCGCACCGCACGTGCCGTCCTTCTCGACGGCGACGAGTTCATCCTGATCAAGCGGACCAAGCCCGGAGTCGATCCGTACTGGGTCACCCCCGGCGGCGGCGTGGAGCCCGAGGACGCCACCGTCGTCGACGCGCTCCACCGTGAGGTCCACGAGGAACTCGGCGCCAAGATCTCCCATGTCGTGCCCTGTTTCGTGGACACCGTCGAGCACATCGGCGCGGACGGCGGCGCGACCGGGGTGAAGGTCCAGCACTTCTTCGTGTGCCGCCTCGAATCGATGGACCTCGGCCAGCGGCACGGCCCCGAGGTCGACGAGCCACGCGGCGAGTACGAGATCGTGCGGGTGCCCTTCACCCGGGTCGGCATCGCCTCCGTGCATCTGGTGCCGCTGTCCCTGCGCCACTACCTCGACGGCAACGTGGAAGGCGTACGCGCGATGCACGCCGCCGACCTGGGATAA
- a CDS encoding GNAT family N-acetyltransferase: MSTPDLLELPIRRLSRRDLLACADLAQSRGWSSEEHKWGFLLTAGAGFGVDDPSGEGLACVCTLTRFGTYEKPELGAIGMVLVAEHHQRRGLGLRLMRHVLAESGAGALTLHATSTGRPLYERLGFREVTRAETLVGRLADTGPVLGIATRPASAEDLPAILRLDAEIFGLDRTHLITRLPAFAHQFRVAEARGRLTGFAASWPNTHHDVIGPLIAEDTATARALFAALAAGTARELRTDIDVRHEELLGWAGEQGLRGGEFTTVMLAGAPVLPGDWRRRFAPLTVAAA, from the coding sequence GTGTCGACACCTGACCTCTTGGAACTCCCCATCCGCCGCCTCAGCCGACGCGATCTGCTCGCCTGTGCCGATCTGGCGCAGTCGCGGGGGTGGTCGAGCGAGGAGCACAAATGGGGGTTCCTACTCACGGCGGGCGCCGGATTCGGGGTCGACGATCCGTCGGGCGAGGGGCTGGCCTGTGTCTGCACCCTCACCCGGTTCGGAACGTACGAGAAGCCCGAACTCGGCGCGATCGGCATGGTGTTGGTCGCCGAGCACCACCAGCGCAGGGGGCTCGGGCTACGGCTGATGCGGCACGTACTCGCCGAGTCCGGAGCCGGTGCGCTGACCCTGCACGCCACCTCCACCGGGCGTCCGCTCTACGAGCGTCTCGGCTTCCGCGAGGTGACGCGGGCGGAGACGCTCGTGGGCCGCCTCGCGGACACCGGTCCCGTGCTTGGCATCGCGACGCGTCCGGCCTCGGCCGAGGACCTCCCCGCGATCCTGCGCCTGGACGCGGAGATCTTCGGCCTGGACCGCACGCACCTGATCACCCGCCTCCCGGCCTTCGCCCACCAGTTCCGGGTGGCCGAGGCGCGGGGCCGCCTCACCGGGTTCGCGGCCTCCTGGCCGAACACGCACCACGATGTGATCGGGCCCTTGATCGCCGAGGACACCGCCACGGCCCGGGCCCTGTTCGCCGCGCTCGCGGCCGGGACCGCGCGCGAGCTGCGTACCGATATCGACGTACGCCACGAGGAGTTGCTCGGCTGGGCCGGGGAACAGGGCCTGCGCGGCGGCGAGTTCACCACGGTCATGCTCGCGGGTGCGCCGGTACTGCCGGGCGACTGGCGGCGCCGTTTCGCTCCGCTCACGGTCGCCGCCGCCTGA
- a CDS encoding DUF2269 domain-containing protein encodes MKLRRPSRRAFLVLHVCASVGWLGLSLGLLALAITAAATGSPEAAEASYRSMKMFADWLLLPMAFTTLATGLVLSLGTQWGLLQHRWVSVKFWVSLIATGLTVFSLRPGINTAAAEAMAGEPVTDTVNLVVAPSVALATYVFLTAVSLLKPWGLTRRGRKQRSQARENPAARKTVDAGGLRPTA; translated from the coding sequence GTGAAACTTCGCCGCCCCTCACGCAGGGCCTTTCTCGTACTCCATGTCTGTGCCTCGGTCGGCTGGCTGGGGCTCTCGCTCGGGTTGCTCGCGCTCGCGATCACGGCGGCGGCCACCGGCTCGCCGGAGGCCGCCGAGGCCTCGTACCGCTCGATGAAGATGTTCGCCGACTGGCTGCTGCTGCCGATGGCCTTCACCACGCTGGCGACGGGTCTGGTGCTGTCGCTCGGTACGCAGTGGGGGCTCCTCCAACACCGTTGGGTCTCGGTCAAGTTCTGGGTGTCGTTGATCGCCACGGGGCTGACCGTCTTCTCGCTCAGGCCGGGGATCAACACCGCCGCGGCCGAGGCCATGGCGGGAGAACCCGTCACGGATACGGTCAATCTCGTCGTGGCCCCGTCCGTCGCACTCGCCACCTATGTCTTCCTGACGGCCGTCTCCCTGCTCAAGCCCTGGGGGCTCACCCGGCGTGGCCGAAAGCAGCGGTCCCAGGCCCGCGAGAACCCTGCCGCCCGCAAAACGGTGGACGCCGGAGGTCTTCGTCCGACAGCCTGA